In one window of Pseudooceanicola aestuarii DNA:
- a CDS encoding ABC transporter permease — protein MADEGKTMVPARKALQIRWPGPWSVGAALIALLVLIPILSVVWIAFTPTENIWPHLLSTTLPRYLRSTVILMLSVGIVTGMAGTGAAWLLTRYRFPLSRWLEWLLLLPLAIPAYVGAYALVDLLEYAGPVQTALRGLFGWQSARDYWFPEIRSLPAAVLVLSAALYPYVYLLARAAFREQSGGGEEVAMSLGLGPFARFRRVGLPLARPAIAAGMAIVMMETVNDFGAVDYFAVQTLTTGIFSVWLQSSNPGGAAQLSCVILVLIVALVLIEKASRRRSRFYNLSSRHRPVPRQQLTGMTGLLATLACLVPFGAGFVLPGGVIAGHALDQVEVWGDPDLVQALWNTLIVGGIAACVTVLAAVFLVYGVRLSGAVLPRVLLPVTTIGYAAPGAVLGVGILIPLAALDHVLADGILAATGWDPGLFLTGTAFALVLAYCVRFFAIAQGAADAAMGRVAPSLPMAARSLGRSRGQVLREVQFPLIRGSLASALLLVFVDCVKELPATLLLRPFNYDTLATLTHDKASLELLGEAAPAALLIILVGLAAVGLLARANR, from the coding sequence ATGGCGGACGAGGGGAAGACTATGGTTCCGGCGCGCAAGGCCTTGCAGATCCGGTGGCCCGGCCCGTGGTCGGTCGGCGCGGCATTGATCGCGCTGCTGGTGCTGATTCCGATCCTGTCGGTGGTCTGGATCGCCTTTACGCCGACGGAAAACATCTGGCCGCATCTGCTGTCCACAACCCTGCCGCGCTACCTGCGCAGCACGGTGATCCTGATGCTGTCGGTGGGGATCGTCACCGGCATGGCGGGGACCGGGGCGGCCTGGTTGCTGACGCGTTACCGGTTCCCGCTGTCGCGCTGGCTGGAATGGTTGCTGTTGCTGCCGTTGGCGATCCCGGCCTATGTCGGCGCCTATGCGCTGGTGGATCTGCTGGAATATGCCGGTCCGGTGCAGACCGCGCTGCGTGGGCTGTTTGGCTGGCAATCGGCGCGCGACTACTGGTTTCCGGAGATCCGGTCCTTGCCCGCCGCCGTACTGGTGCTGAGCGCGGCGCTTTATCCTTATGTCTACCTGCTCGCCCGCGCCGCCTTTCGGGAGCAATCGGGCGGCGGCGAGGAGGTCGCGATGTCGCTCGGCCTGGGCCCCTTTGCCCGGTTCCGGCGCGTCGGCCTGCCCCTGGCCCGGCCCGCCATCGCCGCTGGCATGGCCATCGTGATGATGGAAACGGTCAATGATTTCGGCGCGGTGGATTATTTCGCCGTACAGACGCTGACCACCGGCATCTTCTCCGTCTGGTTGCAAAGCTCCAATCCGGGCGGCGCGGCGCAATTGTCCTGCGTGATCCTGGTGCTGATCGTCGCGCTGGTACTGATCGAGAAGGCCTCCCGCCGGCGGTCCCGGTTCTACAACCTCTCCTCCCGCCACCGTCCGGTGCCCCGGCAACAGTTGACGGGCATGACGGGCCTGCTGGCAACGCTTGCCTGCCTGGTGCCGTTCGGCGCCGGTTTCGTCCTGCCGGGCGGGGTGATCGCGGGCCATGCATTGGACCAGGTGGAGGTCTGGGGCGATCCCGACCTGGTGCAGGCCTTGTGGAACACGCTGATCGTTGGGGGCATCGCCGCCTGTGTCACGGTGCTGGCGGCGGTCTTTCTGGTCTACGGCGTTCGCCTGTCCGGTGCCGTGCTGCCCCGCGTCCTGCTGCCGGTGACGACGATCGGCTATGCCGCGCCGGGCGCGGTGCTGGGGGTCGGCATCCTGATCCCGTTGGCGGCGCTGGACCATGTGCTGGCCGACGGCATCCTGGCCGCCACCGGCTGGGATCCGGGGCTGTTCCTGACCGGCACCGCCTTTGCGCTGGTGCTGGCCTATTGCGTGCGGTTCTTCGCCATCGCCCAGGGCGCTGCGGATGCGGCGATGGGGCGGGTGGCGCCTTCGCTGCCGATGGCCGCGCGATCGCTGGGCCGCAGCCGCGGGCAGGTGCTGCGGGAGGTGCAATTCCCGTTGATCCGCGGCTCCCTCGCCTCGGCGCTGCTGCTGGTCTTCGTTGATTGCGTCAAGGAACTGCCCGCGACGCTGCTGTTGCGCCCGTTCAATTACGACACGCTGGCCACGCTGACCCATGACAAGGCCAGCCTGGAGCTGCTGGGCGAAGCCGCGCCGGCCGCCTTGCTGATCATCCTGGTGGGGCTGGCCGCCGTGGGCCTTCTGGCGCGGGCGAACCGCTAG
- a CDS encoding ABC transporter permease: MNLPRPSRGGALRAALVALLLALVLRPDWFAPVLAPLAPAGGPVIYERVSLLSLSLSHLGLVVLAAGAATLVAVALAVLVTRPSGAPFRPLSRTITNLGQTFPPVAVLALAVPALGFGAGPTLVALFLYGLLPIFENAVTGLTTLPPATIEAARGIGLNRWQRLLRVELPLALPVMLTGIRLSVVIALGTATIGSTVAARTLGEVIIAGLLTNNTAYVVQGGLIVGLFAVLIHDGLVQLEQRLARRMGRVGR; the protein is encoded by the coding sequence ATGAACCTGCCCCGGCCCTCGCGTGGCGGCGCCTTGCGCGCGGCGCTGGTGGCGCTGCTGCTGGCGCTGGTGCTTCGGCCAGACTGGTTCGCGCCGGTGCTGGCGCCGCTGGCCCCGGCGGGCGGGCCGGTGATCTACGAGCGGGTGTCGCTGTTGTCGCTGTCGCTCAGCCACCTGGGGCTGGTGGTGTTGGCGGCCGGCGCGGCGACGCTGGTGGCCGTGGCGCTGGCGGTACTGGTCACGCGACCGTCGGGCGCGCCGTTCCGGCCGCTGTCGCGCACCATCACCAATCTGGGCCAGACCTTTCCGCCGGTGGCTGTGCTGGCGCTGGCGGTGCCGGCCCTGGGATTCGGGGCGGGGCCGACGCTGGTGGCGCTGTTTCTCTATGGCCTGCTGCCGATCTTCGAGAATGCGGTGACCGGGCTGACGACGCTGCCCCCCGCCACGATCGAGGCAGCGCGCGGCATCGGGTTGAACCGTTGGCAACGGCTGCTGCGGGTGGAATTGCCGCTGGCGTTGCCGGTGATGCTGACCGGTATCCGGCTGTCGGTCGTGATCGCCCTGGGCACCGCGACCATCGGTTCGACTGTCGCGGCCCGGACCCTGGGAGAGGTGATCATCGCCGGGTTGCTGACCAACAACACCGCCTACGTGGTGCAGGGCGGGTTGATCGTGGGGTTGTTCGCGGTGCTGATCCACGACGGGCTGGTGCAGCTGGAACAGCGGCTGGCCCGGCGGATGGGGCGGGTGGGGCGCTAA
- a CDS encoding PP2C family protein-serine/threonine phosphatase codes for MAPLDVVVAGEHPGRRHSLGRLIEGLGYRTLSAADGVEALKLLRHSGAQIVISDCKLPQVDGIGLTRAVRELDLDHYVHIILMTGRDQDDTRSAALAAGADAFLPRERDSAALKARLRAASRFIRHAGDMAGHQRTLRQANERITADLKSAANAQRRLLPARSQRMLDTQVASAFVPSAVVSGDMFGCFALDDRMLAFYAVDVAGQGIRAALLSVAIGHMVTPHYFATAVLKNSDAPDPAALVRRLNTRFRIPDNGESFGMFCGVLDNHSGRLSYCQAAYPSPYYLTPEGAVEPVGYGGYPVGMFPDADFETRVITLRPGGSLVVCSDAAPEAENARKIPFGSTRLQRLIREGRGGVSADLPDRIVGALSQWRGSPALEDDLSILALKWR; via the coding sequence ATGGCACCGCTTGACGTTGTCGTCGCCGGTGAACATCCCGGACGCCGGCATAGCCTTGGCCGGCTGATCGAGGGGCTGGGTTATCGCACGCTGTCGGCGGCAGACGGGGTTGAGGCACTGAAACTGTTGCGTCACAGCGGGGCGCAGATCGTGATCAGCGACTGCAAGCTGCCCCAGGTGGACGGGATCGGGCTGACCCGGGCGGTGCGGGAACTGGACCTGGATCACTACGTTCATATCATTCTGATGACCGGGCGCGATCAGGACGACACCCGGTCCGCCGCACTCGCGGCGGGGGCGGACGCATTCCTGCCGCGTGAGCGGGATTCTGCCGCGTTGAAGGCCCGTCTGCGGGCGGCCAGCCGGTTTATTCGGCACGCCGGCGACATGGCCGGGCATCAGCGCACCCTTCGGCAGGCGAATGAGCGTATCACCGCGGATCTGAAAAGCGCGGCGAACGCCCAGCGCCGCCTGCTTCCGGCCAGAAGCCAGAGGATGCTGGATACGCAGGTCGCCTCCGCCTTCGTGCCCTCGGCGGTGGTGTCGGGAGACATGTTCGGGTGTTTTGCGCTGGATGATCGAATGCTGGCCTTCTACGCGGTCGACGTCGCGGGACAGGGCATCCGGGCCGCGCTTCTGTCCGTGGCGATCGGGCATATGGTCACGCCGCATTATTTCGCCACGGCCGTGCTGAAAAATTCGGACGCGCCAGATCCGGCGGCTTTGGTCCGGCGGCTGAACACCCGATTCAGGATACCGGACAATGGCGAGTCTTTCGGCATGTTCTGCGGCGTTCTCGACAACCATAGCGGGCGGCTGTCCTATTGCCAGGCGGCCTATCCCTCACCCTACTACCTGACGCCAGAGGGGGCGGTGGAGCCGGTGGGGTATGGCGGGTATCCGGTCGGGATGTTCCCGGACGCGGATTTCGAGACCAGGGTGATCACCCTGCGGCCGGGCGGATCGCTGGTGGTCTGTTCCGACGCCGCGCCGGAGGCAGAGAATGCGCGGAAAATACCCTTTGGCAGCACCCGGTTGCAGAGGCTGATTCGCGAGGGCCGTGGCGGCGTCAGCGCCGACTTGCCCGACCGGATCGTGGGCGCGCTGTCGCAATGGCGCGGTAGCCCGGCGCTGGAGGATGACCTGTCGATCCTGGCGCTAAAATGGCGGTAG
- a CDS encoding ABC transporter permease — MTPRGAATALSPPGVLFAVLGLALTTAPVLTLAANRIVTGQGARAWELPGATTGLSGLFAVIAGLLLGLPAAWPRVRLAGAGLGLAGLLWLLTRGASALLEGAGEYARVSPAAGFWCLLVILLMLLADALAQMSPGPRLRAVLLAAGLAALGAVLASGALADLSIAQEYFSRADAFADAALRHLGLAFGSLAAAACIGFPLGIYCARRMRMRDAVLPVLSFLQTIPSLAMFGLMIPVLGWVGDSLPGARALGIAGIGFAPAFLALVLYSLLPVVGNTVAGLAAVPAAALEAARGMGMTPRQRLFRVELPLGLPVLLAGLRIVLVQNIGLAVIAGLIGGGGFGTFVFQGLNQTATDLILLGALPTVLLALVAAIVMDILVDLARPSGRGTPPPPKTPKAEAPA; from the coding sequence ATGACCCCTCGCGGGGCCGCAACGGCCTTGTCCCCGCCCGGCGTGCTGTTCGCGGTGTTGGGACTGGCGCTGACCACGGCGCCGGTGCTGACGCTGGCCGCCAACCGCATTGTCACGGGGCAGGGGGCGCGCGCCTGGGAGCTGCCCGGCGCGACCACCGGCCTGTCGGGGCTGTTCGCGGTGATCGCGGGGCTGCTGCTGGGCCTGCCCGCCGCCTGGCCGCGAGTGCGGCTGGCGGGGGCCGGGCTGGGGCTGGCGGGGCTGCTGTGGCTGCTGACGCGGGGCGCTTCTGCCCTGTTGGAGGGCGCGGGGGAATATGCCCGCGTTTCGCCGGCCGCTGGGTTCTGGTGCCTGCTGGTGATCCTGTTGATGCTGCTGGCCGACGCGCTTGCGCAGATGTCGCCGGGACCGCGCCTGCGGGCGGTCCTGCTGGCGGCGGGATTGGCGGCCCTGGGGGCGGTGCTGGCCTCAGGCGCGCTGGCGGATCTGTCGATCGCGCAGGAATATTTCAGCCGCGCCGATGCCTTCGCTGATGCGGCGTTGCGTCACCTGGGTCTGGCCTTCGGCTCCTTGGCGGCGGCGGCCTGCATCGGCTTTCCGCTGGGAATCTACTGCGCCCGCCGGATGCGGATGCGCGATGCGGTGCTGCCGGTTCTGTCGTTCTTGCAAACGATTCCGTCGCTGGCGATGTTCGGCCTGATGATCCCGGTTCTGGGCTGGGTGGGCGACAGCCTGCCGGGCGCGCGTGCCCTGGGCATCGCGGGCATCGGGTTCGCCCCGGCCTTCCTGGCGCTGGTCCTCTACTCACTGTTGCCGGTGGTGGGCAACACCGTTGCCGGGCTGGCCGCCGTGCCCGCCGCCGCGCTGGAGGCCGCGCGCGGCATGGGAATGACCCCGCGCCAACGCCTGTTTCGGGTGGAGTTGCCGTTGGGCCTGCCCGTGCTGCTGGCCGGGCTGCGCATCGTGCTGGTGCAGAACATCGGGCTGGCGGTGATTGCCGGGCTGATCGGCGGCGGCGGCTTCGGCACCTTCGTCTTCCAGGGACTGAACCAGACGGCGACGGACCTGATCTTGTTGGGCGCGCTGCCGACGGTGCTGTTGGCGCTGGTGGCGGCCATCGTGATGGATATCCTGGTTGACCTGGCGCGTCCCTCCGGCCGCGGTACGCCGCCGCCGCCCAAGACCCCCAAAGCGGAGGCCCCCGCATGA
- a CDS encoding ABC transporter ATP-binding protein, which translates to MIEIDAITKVYDGRRAVDAVSMTAETGTITVIVGTSGSGKTTLLRMINRLVEPTSGEVRINGDATHRMKPHLLRRRIGYAIQGHGLFPHHDVARNIGAVPELLGWSREEIAARVDALLTLFSLAPEEFRHRYPSELSGGQAQRVGVARALASRPDLLLMDEPFGALDPIIRARAQDDLRRIQRQLGSTILLVTHDMEEAIRLGDRVAVMDAGRLVQHGPPAEIIARPATDFVAEMVGDVDRPLRLLSLIPVSELLEDGAADGPSLAPDASLREALSACLWTGREAVPVVDGNRPLGRVTLTALRARAEQHG; encoded by the coding sequence ATGATCGAGATCGACGCCATAACCAAGGTCTACGACGGGCGCCGCGCCGTCGATGCCGTGTCGATGACCGCCGAGACCGGCACCATCACGGTGATCGTCGGGACCTCCGGTTCGGGCAAGACGACGCTGCTGCGGATGATCAACCGGTTGGTGGAACCCACATCGGGCGAGGTGCGGATCAATGGCGATGCGACCCACAGGATGAAGCCGCATCTGCTGCGCCGCCGCATCGGCTATGCGATCCAGGGCCATGGTCTGTTCCCGCATCACGACGTGGCCCGCAATATCGGCGCGGTGCCCGAATTGCTGGGGTGGTCGCGGGAAGAGATCGCGGCACGGGTGGACGCGCTGCTGACGCTCTTTTCCCTTGCGCCCGAGGAGTTCCGCCACCGGTACCCGTCGGAATTGTCCGGCGGCCAGGCGCAGCGGGTCGGCGTGGCGCGGGCGCTGGCCTCGCGACCGGACCTGCTGTTGATGGACGAACCCTTCGGCGCTCTGGACCCGATCATCCGGGCCCGTGCGCAGGACGATCTGCGACGGATCCAGCGGCAATTGGGATCTACCATCCTGCTGGTCACCCACGACATGGAGGAGGCGATCCGCCTGGGCGACCGCGTGGCGGTGATGGATGCCGGGCGGCTGGTTCAGCATGGCCCCCCGGCCGAGATCATCGCCCGCCCGGCCACCGATTTCGTGGCCGAGATGGTGGGCGACGTGGACCGGCCGCTGCGCCTGTTGTCGCTGATCCCGGTGTCGGAGCTGCTGGAGGACGGCGCCGCCGACGGCCCTTCGCTGGCCCCGGACGCCAGCCTGCGGGAGGCGCTGTCGGCCTGCCTGTGGACGGGTCGGGAGGCCGTGCCCGTCGTTGACGGGAACAGGCCATTGGGCCGCGTAACCCTCACCGCGCTGCGCGCCCGGGCGGAGCAGCACGGATGA
- a CDS encoding valine--tRNA ligase has protein sequence MAMDKTFDAAEAEARIYETWEKAGAFKAGANASRSETFSIMIPPPNVTGSLHMGHAFNNTLQDILVRWKRMQGFDTLWQPGTDHAGIATQMVTEREMAANGEPTRTEMGRDAFMERVWQQKIKSRGTIIGQLKRLGASCDWSREAFTMSGAPGAPAGEDGNFHDAVIKVFVDMYNKGLIYRGKRLVNWDPHFETAISDLEVENVEVAGHMWHFKYPLADGATYEYLEKDEDGTVLFREERDYISIATTRPETMLGDGAVAVHPSDERYAAIVGKYCEIPVGPKEHRRLIPIITDEYPDPTFGSGAVKITGAHDFNDYQVAKRGGIPMYRLMDTRGRMRADGAPYAETAAIAMQVARGDRSLTEAEADDLNLVPDDLRGLDRFEARERVIAQITGEGLAVMTQATDPRLGKAAAKAPTAPEEGGEDRAEHPVPLVEAKTIMQPFGDRSKVVIEPMLTDQWFVDTDQIVGPALEAVRNKTTTILPERDEKVYFHWLENIEPWCISRQLWWGHQIPVWFDDEGNQYCAPTEAEAQAMAPGKALTRDPDVLDTWFSSGLWPIGTLGWPENTEELAKYFPTSVLVTGFDIIFFWVARMMMMQYAVVGDRPFDTVYVHALVRDEKGKKMSKSLGNVLDPLDLIDDYGADAVRFTLTAMAAMGRDLKLSKDRIAGYRNFGTKLWNAVRFAEMNGVYADGAPVADRPATSATLNTWIVGETARVREDVDAALAAYRFDDAANALYRFVWGKVCDWYVEFSKPLLQDDAPEKAETQAVMGWVLDQCMILLHPIMPFVTEELWSATGHDGMLVHADWPTYGSDLIDPAADREMNWVITLIENIRSARAQMHVPAGAQIPMVVTQIDAPGRAAWDRNVALIKRLARVDSLEDADAFPKGTVTIPAEGANFGLPLAGVIDVAAEKARLEKTLGKLAKEIGGLEGRLKNPKFAESAPAEVVEETRANLAARLDERAKLQAALDRMAELG, from the coding sequence ATGGCGATGGACAAGACCTTTGACGCGGCCGAAGCCGAGGCGCGCATTTACGAGACCTGGGAAAAAGCCGGCGCCTTCAAGGCCGGGGCCAATGCCTCCCGTTCGGAGACCTTCTCCATCATGATCCCGCCACCGAACGTGACCGGATCGCTGCATATGGGCCATGCCTTCAACAACACGTTGCAGGACATTCTGGTGCGCTGGAAACGGATGCAGGGCTTTGACACGCTGTGGCAGCCCGGCACCGATCACGCCGGTATCGCCACCCAGATGGTCACCGAACGCGAGATGGCCGCCAATGGCGAACCTACCCGCACCGAAATGGGGCGCGACGCCTTCATGGAACGGGTCTGGCAGCAGAAGATCAAGTCGCGCGGCACGATCATCGGCCAGCTGAAACGGCTGGGGGCCTCCTGCGATTGGTCGCGCGAGGCCTTTACCATGTCCGGCGCCCCCGGCGCGCCCGCCGGCGAGGATGGCAATTTCCACGACGCGGTGATCAAGGTCTTCGTGGACATGTACAACAAGGGGCTGATCTATCGCGGCAAGCGGCTGGTCAACTGGGATCCCCATTTTGAAACCGCGATCTCCGATCTGGAGGTCGAGAACGTCGAAGTCGCGGGCCACATGTGGCATTTCAAATACCCGCTGGCCGATGGCGCGACCTATGAATATCTGGAGAAGGACGAAGACGGCACCGTCCTCTTCCGCGAAGAACGGGATTACATCTCCATTGCCACCACGCGGCCCGAGACGATGCTGGGCGATGGCGCGGTCGCGGTGCACCCCTCGGATGAACGTTACGCGGCAATTGTCGGGAAATACTGCGAAATCCCGGTGGGGCCGAAAGAACACCGCCGCCTGATACCGATCATCACGGATGAATATCCCGATCCCACCTTCGGCTCCGGCGCGGTGAAGATCACCGGCGCGCATGATTTCAACGATTACCAGGTGGCCAAACGCGGCGGCATCCCGATGTATCGCCTGATGGACACCCGCGGTCGGATGCGCGCCGACGGCGCCCCCTATGCGGAAACCGCCGCCATCGCCATGCAGGTTGCCCGTGGTGACCGCAGCCTGACAGAGGCCGAGGCCGACGACCTGAACCTTGTCCCCGACGACCTGCGCGGGCTGGACCGGTTCGAGGCGCGTGAAAGGGTCATCGCCCAGATCACCGGCGAAGGTCTGGCCGTCATGACCCAGGCCACCGATCCGCGCCTGGGCAAAGCCGCCGCCAAGGCCCCCACCGCCCCGGAGGAAGGCGGGGAGGACCGCGCCGAACACCCTGTCCCGCTGGTGGAGGCCAAGACCATCATGCAGCCCTTCGGCGACCGGTCGAAAGTGGTGATCGAACCCATGCTGACGGATCAATGGTTCGTGGATACCGACCAGATCGTCGGCCCCGCACTGGAGGCCGTGCGCAACAAGACCACCACCATCCTGCCGGAGCGGGACGAAAAGGTCTATTTCCACTGGCTGGAGAATATCGAGCCCTGGTGCATCTCCCGCCAGCTGTGGTGGGGGCACCAGATCCCGGTGTGGTTCGACGACGAAGGCAACCAGTATTGCGCCCCGACCGAGGCCGAAGCCCAGGCCATGGCCCCGGGCAAGGCACTGACCCGCGACCCTGACGTACTCGACACCTGGTTCTCCTCCGGCCTCTGGCCGATCGGCACGCTGGGCTGGCCGGAAAACACCGAGGAACTGGCGAAGTATTTCCCCACCTCCGTTCTGGTCACAGGCTTCGACATCATCTTCTTCTGGGTCGCCCGAATGATGATGATGCAATATGCCGTGGTCGGCGACCGGCCCTTCGATACCGTCTATGTCCACGCGCTTGTCCGCGACGAGAAGGGCAAGAAGATGTCGAAATCGCTGGGCAATGTGCTCGATCCGCTGGACCTGATCGACGATTACGGCGCCGATGCCGTGCGGTTCACCCTGACGGCCATGGCGGCGATGGGGCGCGATCTGAAACTGTCCAAGGACCGGATCGCGGGCTATCGCAACTTCGGGACAAAGCTCTGGAACGCCGTGCGCTTCGCCGAGATGAACGGCGTCTATGCCGACGGGGCGCCCGTCGCCGACCGTCCGGCCACCAGCGCCACGCTGAACACCTGGATCGTCGGCGAAACCGCTCGCGTCCGGGAGGATGTCGACGCCGCGCTGGCGGCCTATCGCTTCGACGACGCGGCCAATGCGCTCTACCGGTTCGTCTGGGGCAAGGTCTGCGACTGGTACGTGGAATTCTCCAAGCCGCTGCTGCAGGACGACGCGCCGGAGAAGGCGGAGACACAGGCCGTCATGGGCTGGGTGCTGGATCAATGCATGATCCTGCTTCACCCGATCATGCCCTTCGTGACCGAAGAGCTCTGGTCCGCCACCGGCCATGACGGGATGCTGGTCCACGCCGATTGGCCGACCTATGGCAGCGATCTGATCGACCCGGCGGCGGATCGCGAAATGAACTGGGTCATCACCCTGATCGAGAACATCCGCTCGGCCCGCGCGCAGATGCATGTCCCCGCCGGCGCCCAGATCCCGATGGTCGTCACCCAGATCGACGCCCCCGGTCGCGCCGCCTGGGACCGGAACGTCGCGCTGATCAAGCGTCTGGCCCGTGTCGACAGCCTGGAAGACGCCGACGCCTTTCCCAAGGGCACGGTAACCATCCCCGCAGAGGGCGCCAATTTCGGCCTCCCCCTCGCAGGCGTGATCGATGTGGCGGCGGAAAAGGCGCGGCTGGAAAAGACACTGGGCAAGCTGGCAAAGGAAATCGGCGGCTTGGAAGGGCGATTGAAAAACCCCAAATTCGCCGAAAGCGCCCCGGCCGAGGTGGTCGAGGAAACCCGCGCCAACCTGGCCGCGCGTCTGGACGAACGGGCCAAGCTTCAGGCCGCGCTGGACCGCATGGCCGAACTGGGCTGA